In Scylla paramamosain isolate STU-SP2022 unplaced genomic scaffold, ASM3559412v1 Contig8, whole genome shotgun sequence, a single window of DNA contains:
- the LOC135096869 gene encoding uncharacterized protein LOC135096869: MLWKNLWCKDLLLKKKTIVEESVMQEPDVEHLMKEHEVKEHLLEEQEVKEHLLEEQEVEEHMMEEQKVKDHMMEEQKVEGHVMKEQKVKEPLMKEEEVKEHLMEEQEIKEHLMEEAVLEEAVKEQPVRDKSMAAQPAVEEPDHSDSDFNDDVADDSGSKQSSWEECPRLARQGKASLGKAENNSMMATAPPCAAPSTAHELLPWPQGTARTFHSAAVDPPASLVMGTNKHETDHLLTQATDRVVFFHMDDLPSAHVYLQLEPKAVKTWAQEVDEAEEKGLDVFAPQTSCLPYSLILHCETGASAENEAAAAAATEIKMSATQRRRARRRALAEALKASAESEAAAKPEETRAAAENEASAARMKGVARPPCAEKTSRADCTEETRTPDRTPIWASPSARASENDGDPLVTEATAAPATHGGTSATRRRRARRKALASWTKSEARLVAGTH, encoded by the coding sequence ATGTTATGGAAGAATTTATGGTGCAAGGATCTActcctaaagaaaaaaactattgtGGAGGAGTCTGTTATGCAGGAACCTGATGTAGAACATCTCATGAAAGAACATGAGGTCAAAGAACATCTACTTGAAGAACAAGAGGTCAAAGAACATCTACTTGAAGAACAAGAGGTCGAAGAACAtatgatggaagaacaaaaggtaAAAGATCAtatgatggaagaacaaaaggtcGAAGGACatgtgatgaaagaacaaaaggtcAAAGAGCCtctgatgaaagaagaagaggtcaAAGAACATCTGATGGAGGAGCAAGAGATCAAAGAGCATTTGATGGAAGAGGCTGTGCTGGAAGAGGCTGTGAAGGAACAGCCTGTGCGGGACAAGAGCATGGCGGCCCAGCCTGCAGTGGAAGAGCCTGACCACAGCGACTCTGATTTCAACGACGATGTCGCTGACGACTCAGGCTCCAAGCAGTCGTCTTGGGAAGAGTGTCCGCGGCTTGCACGGCAGGGCAAGGCCTCCCTAGGCAAGGCCGAGAACAACAGCATGATGGCTACCGCCCCGCCCTGCGCCGCGCCCTCCACCGCACACGAGCTGCTGCCGTGGCCGCAAGGCACCGCCCGCACCTTCCATAGCGCCGCTGTCGACCCTCCCGCCAGCTTGGTCATGGGGACCAACAAGCACGAGACGGACCACCTCCTGACGCAGGCCACGGACCGCGTCGTCTTCTTCCACATGGATGACCTGCCCTCAGCCCACGTGTACCTGCAGCTGGAGCCCAAGGCTGTCAAGACCTGGGCTCAGGAAGTGgatgaggcggaggagaaaggcCTGGACGTGTTCGCCCCACAGACCAGCTGCCTTCCCTACAGTCTGATACTTCACTGCGAGACAGGCGCCTCAGCAGAAAATGaggctgctgcagctgcagccactgaGATCAAGATGAGTGCCACTCAGAGGCGCAGAGCCCGCCGCAGGGCCTTAGCTGAAGCTCTTAAAGCTTCAGCAGAAAGCGAGGCTGCCGCGAAGCCCGAAGAAACTCGCGCAGCAGCAGAAAATGAGGCATCAGCCGCGAGGATGAAGGGTGTTGCTCGGCCGCCGTGTGCAGAGAAAACCTCGCGCGCTGATTGCACCGAGGAGACTCGCACACCCGACAGGACGCCCATTTGGGCCTCGCCCTCAGCGCGGGCGTCTGAGAACGACGGGGATCCCTTGGTGACTGAAGCTACTGCTGCCCCGGCGACTCATGGCGGGACGAGCGCTACGAGGCGGCGAAGGGCCCGCCGCAAGGCATTAGCCTCCTGGACTAAGAGCGAGGCACGGCTTGTCGCGGGTACCCACTAA